From a region of the Panthera uncia isolate 11264 chromosome B1, Puncia_PCG_1.0, whole genome shotgun sequence genome:
- the LOC125922507 gene encoding translation initiation factor IF-2-like, with amino-acid sequence MGPGMLNKPQCSGQSRAMNCLAFKDTKAVPLYSILAADSKQQQAGSQVAWVLDSGSRIAQHDLGSLLLKSEKFRAARLGVRLPSSGETGEYRLGVRLPSSGETGEGSRAPKASFPGRFCHPPLPRARVCAKCGGCSSRTGPRVAGASGGWGGSLAPRPTPAASAADQSRGARLLLSTPKPGSKGEAGGPRWAPSLPPRAPLVGGGSGEGARGREGPRGAGVAARGRSGRGGRRQPGNGGAGTGGGGAETPASSFRSSPSSSRESAALARGCGMGT; translated from the exons ATGGGACCAGGGATGCTGAATAAGCCGCAGTGCTCAGGACAGTCCCGCGCAATGAACTGTCTTGCCTTTAAAGACACCAAGGCGGTTCCTTTATACTCTATACTCGCAGCGGACAGCAAACAACAGCAGGCTGGGAGTCAGGTGGCCTGGGTTCTTGACTCAGGTTCTCGGATAGCAcagcatgaccttgg GTCGCTGCTATTGAAATCTGAAAAATTCCGAGCCGCACGGCTTGGTGTGCGCCTGCCATCTAGTGGTGAGACAGGTGAATACCGCCTTGGTGTGCGCCTGCCATCTAGTGGTGAGACAG GTGAGGGGTCCCGTGCGCCCAAGGCCAGCTTCCCGGGTCGGTTctgtcaccctcccctcccccgcgcgCGTGTCTGCGCGAAGTGTGGCGGCTGCAGCTCCCGGACGGGGCCCCGAGTTGCGGGCGCcagcgggggctgggggggctcCCTCGCCCCTCGCCCGACGCCCGCAGCCAGTGCCGCCGACCAGAGCCGTGGCGCCCGCCTGCTCCTCTCTACCCCGAAGCCAGGCTCCAAGGGGGAGGCGGGAGGGCCGAGATGGGCTCCTTCACTCCCACCGCGGGCGcccctggtgggggggggcagcggCGAGGGGGCGCGGGGCCGCGAGGGGCCCCGGGGCGCAGGGGTGGCCGCCCGAGGGCGCAGCGGGCGCGGCGGGAGGAGGCAGCCGGGGAACGGAGGGGCGGGgacgggcgggggcggggcggagacTCCCGCCTCCTCCTTCCGATCCTCCCCCTCctc GAGCCGGGAGTCCGCGGCGCTGGCTCGGGGCTGCGGGATGGGGACTTAG